A genome region from Crossiella equi includes the following:
- a CDS encoding LysR family transcriptional regulator — translation MLDVRRMTVLRAVVTSGSVTAAATNLGYTPSAISQQITALERETGLALLEKSGRGVRPTQAGQLLSDHAGVITAKLAEAERALDDLREGRTGRLGVSFFATAGAALVPPAVAAFREEHPTVRLDLTLRDPESPLDEVVAGRADLAVVVLFDGELPPGIVGTHLVDDPYRLVLPKGHPLASKRVVDLGDLAHHPLVDSMSTAGPCRQAVLEACAQAGFSPGYVVSSNDFPTAMGFVAAGLGLTLVPKLGLEAVPPGVVVRRVRNPEPVRRIHAATREANAGHPMLQALLRSLQQAARATTA, via the coding sequence ATGCTCGACGTGCGCCGGATGACCGTGCTCCGAGCCGTGGTGACCAGCGGTTCCGTCACCGCGGCCGCCACCAACCTCGGGTACACCCCGTCCGCGATCAGCCAGCAGATCACCGCCCTGGAACGCGAGACCGGGCTGGCCCTGCTGGAGAAGTCCGGCCGGGGCGTGCGCCCCACCCAGGCGGGCCAGCTGCTCTCCGACCACGCGGGCGTGATCACGGCCAAACTGGCCGAGGCCGAACGCGCCCTGGACGACCTCCGGGAAGGCCGCACCGGCCGCCTGGGCGTGAGCTTCTTCGCCACCGCCGGGGCCGCGCTGGTCCCGCCCGCCGTGGCGGCCTTCCGCGAGGAGCACCCCACGGTCCGCCTGGACCTGACCCTGCGCGACCCGGAGAGCCCGCTGGACGAGGTCGTGGCCGGGCGCGCCGACCTGGCCGTGGTGGTCCTGTTCGACGGGGAGCTGCCGCCGGGCATCGTCGGCACCCACCTCGTGGACGACCCGTACCGCCTGGTGCTGCCCAAGGGCCACCCGCTGGCCTCGAAGCGCGTCGTCGACCTCGGCGACCTGGCCCACCACCCGCTGGTGGACAGCATGAGCACGGCGGGCCCGTGCCGCCAGGCTGTACTGGAGGCCTGTGCCCAGGCCGGGTTCAGTCCGGGCTACGTGGTGAGCTCGAACGACTTCCCGACCGCGATGGGCTTCGTGGCCGCCGGGCTCGGCCTCACGCTGGTGCCCAAGCTCGGGCTGGAGGCGGTGCCCCCGGGAGTGGTGGTGCGCCGGGTGCGCAACCCGGAGCCGGTGCGCCGCATCCACGCCGCGACCCGCGAGGCCAACGCGGGCCACCCGATGCTCCAGGCGCTGCTGCGCTCGCTCCAGCAGGCCGCCCGGGCCACCACGGCGTAG
- a CDS encoding serine/threonine-protein kinase, whose translation MSDEGRLVSGRYRLTSRIGAGAMGVVWLAKDERLQRVVAVKQLLLPANLDRTETEEAKQRAMREGRIAARLQHPNAIGVFDVAEDDGAPWLVMEYLPSRSLAAVVSEEGPLPPREVARIGSQVALALAAAHQAGIVHRDVKPGNILIGDDGTVKITDFGISRAQGDVTVTRTGMLAGTPAYLAPEVAKGYEPGSPSDVFSLGSTLYAVVEGEPPFGLNENTLALLHAVAAGVVRPPQMAGPLTPVLMHLLRPQPNDRPNMTQASEAMLAVSQGRQSALSTPPGGWATVVTPTTQLPNGPSAPTQNMPPSALPGPIQAPIPMPPRLHQPSHPPTGQHQQPPMTRLDARPLSDAPMTRIGPPTPPPRPHPATSTGGGTRPPTGPKKAGAGQSPPPERSSSRKTILLAAAAVVVAALVGVLIANAMVNNNSGNAATPSAEPTTAAASTTTKKASPPKKTSSETSSSTTTSSTTTTTAPTLTPEDLVTEVETYYNLLPGNPLSAYNRLGEAMRSKHSYQEFKAFWATVKELKVEDADPQGKDKVRVRLTYTMKEGDKEQSETRTLTLVADPDTGKPRINGDSRTGGGGS comes from the coding sequence GTGAGCGACGAAGGCCGCCTGGTCTCCGGGCGCTACCGACTCACCAGCCGGATCGGCGCCGGCGCGATGGGCGTGGTGTGGCTGGCCAAGGACGAACGCCTGCAACGCGTCGTCGCCGTCAAGCAGCTGCTCCTGCCCGCCAACCTCGACCGCACCGAGACCGAGGAAGCCAAGCAGCGGGCGATGCGGGAGGGCCGCATCGCGGCGCGCCTCCAGCACCCCAACGCCATCGGCGTCTTCGACGTGGCTGAGGACGACGGCGCCCCGTGGCTGGTCATGGAGTACCTGCCCTCGCGCAGCCTGGCGGCCGTGGTCAGCGAGGAAGGCCCGCTGCCGCCCCGCGAGGTGGCCCGCATCGGCTCGCAGGTGGCGCTGGCGCTGGCCGCCGCGCACCAGGCGGGCATCGTGCACCGCGACGTCAAGCCGGGCAACATCCTGATCGGCGACGACGGCACGGTGAAGATCACCGACTTCGGCATCTCGCGGGCGCAGGGCGACGTCACGGTCACCCGCACCGGCATGCTCGCCGGTACCCCCGCCTACCTGGCACCCGAGGTGGCCAAGGGCTACGAGCCCGGCTCGCCCTCGGACGTGTTCTCGCTGGGCTCCACGCTGTACGCGGTGGTCGAGGGCGAGCCGCCGTTCGGCCTGAACGAGAACACCCTCGCGCTGCTGCACGCGGTGGCCGCCGGGGTGGTGCGCCCGCCGCAGATGGCCGGGCCGCTGACCCCGGTGCTCATGCACCTGCTGCGCCCGCAGCCCAACGACCGGCCGAACATGACGCAGGCCAGCGAGGCGATGCTGGCCGTCTCCCAGGGCCGCCAGAGCGCGCTGAGCACGCCGCCCGGCGGCTGGGCCACCGTGGTCACGCCGACCACGCAGCTGCCCAACGGGCCGTCCGCACCGACCCAGAACATGCCGCCCTCGGCCCTGCCCGGCCCGATCCAGGCGCCCATCCCGATGCCGCCACGCCTGCACCAGCCGAGCCACCCGCCCACCGGGCAGCACCAGCAGCCGCCGATGACGCGCCTGGACGCCCGGCCGCTCTCCGACGCCCCGATGACGCGGATCGGCCCGCCGACCCCGCCGCCCCGGCCGCACCCGGCCACCAGCACCGGGGGCGGCACGCGACCGCCGACCGGTCCGAAGAAGGCCGGGGCCGGGCAGTCCCCGCCGCCGGAGCGCTCCTCCTCGCGCAAGACGATCCTGCTGGCCGCCGCGGCCGTGGTGGTCGCGGCGCTGGTGGGCGTGCTGATCGCGAACGCGATGGTGAACAACAACTCGGGCAACGCGGCCACCCCGTCAGCCGAACCGACCACCGCCGCGGCCTCGACCACCACGAAGAAGGCCTCGCCCCCGAAGAAGACGAGCTCGGAGACCAGCTCGTCCACCACGACCTCGAGCACCACCACGACCACCGCGCCGACCCTGACGCCGGAGGACCTGGTCACCGAGGTCGAGACCTACTACAACCTCCTGCCGGGCAACCCGCTGTCGGCCTACAACCGCCTCGGCGAGGCGATGCGCAGCAAGCACTCCTACCAGGAGTTCAAGGCTTTCTGGGCCACCGTCAAGGAGCTCAAGGTCGAGGACGCCGACCCCCAGGGCAAGGACAAGGTCCGGGTGCGGCTGACCTACACCATGAAGGAAGGCGACAAGGAGCAGTCCGAGACCCGGACGCTCACCCTGGTCGCCGACCCGGACACGGGCAAGCCGAGGATCAACGGTGACTCCCGCACCGGCGGTGGCGGGAGCTAG
- a CDS encoding PIG-L deacetylase family protein — translation MAHGPVLDDASIQRALIVAAHPDDVDFGAAGTVASWTKAGIEVAYCVCTSGEATGDLETPRAEVAALREAEQRAAAEVVGVSTLHFLRHPDGRLVPGLALRRDITRIIRLFRPDRVLTWSPEINWDHIVTSHPDHRAAGEATLAAVYPDSRNPHAYPELLREDLQPWTVRELWLADGPFERRGHAVDITDLMPMKLAALRAHQSQTGGMAELDEQLRGVLAAQAGRAGLPEGRLAETFQVVNTA, via the coding sequence ATGGCTCACGGACCGGTTCTGGATGACGCCTCGATCCAGCGGGCGCTCATCGTCGCAGCGCATCCCGACGACGTCGACTTCGGCGCCGCCGGGACAGTCGCGTCCTGGACCAAGGCTGGCATCGAGGTCGCCTACTGCGTGTGCACCTCCGGTGAGGCCACCGGCGACCTCGAGACCCCGCGCGCCGAGGTGGCCGCGCTCCGCGAGGCGGAGCAGCGGGCCGCGGCCGAGGTCGTCGGGGTCAGCACCCTGCACTTCCTGCGGCACCCCGACGGGCGCCTGGTGCCGGGCCTGGCCCTGCGGCGCGACATCACGCGGATCATCCGTCTGTTCCGGCCGGACCGGGTGCTCACCTGGTCGCCGGAGATCAACTGGGACCACATCGTCACCTCCCACCCCGACCACCGCGCGGCGGGCGAGGCCACCCTGGCCGCCGTCTACCCCGACTCGCGGAACCCGCACGCCTACCCCGAGCTGCTGCGCGAGGACCTGCAGCCCTGGACCGTGCGCGAGCTGTGGCTGGCCGACGGGCCGTTCGAGCGGCGGGGGCACGCCGTCGACATCACGGACCTGATGCCCATGAAACTCGCCGCCCTGCGGGCACACCAGTCGCAGACCGGGGGCATGGCGGAGCTCGACGAGCAGCTCCGCGGCGTACTGGCCGCCCAGGCCGGTCGCGCCGGCTTGCCCGAGGGCAGGCTCGCCGAGACGTTCCAGGTGGTCAACACGGCATAG
- a CDS encoding histone deacetylase — MLRTVIDMFWHPDCLEHDTGTGLWELPGRWDWLDEPEAHPENAARLRTFRHALAHGPVAPSLRWHEGRHAREEELARVHTPAYLAELRAACTRGGLVAIEENTVVGPGSWPAVLAAAGTAVAATEAVLSGAAHTAYALVRPPGHHAQPTQADGYCLVNNVAVAAAHALASGLDRVAVLDWDVHHGNGTQEVFLADERVLTVSVHMRHGRWGRAHPQTGAPEETGRSGHNVNIELSLGAGDAAYRRALEEVAEPVLREFRPQLLLGASGFDGSTFDPNGRYNLTAAGYRWIGGRVAALAGELTGRGPVLTQEGGYLRGYAALCLHALVEGLLGHTEPLLADPLAYLPDDSARNPDRTTADLDAVRSVLREFWAL, encoded by the coding sequence ATGCTCCGGACCGTGATCGACATGTTCTGGCACCCGGACTGCCTCGAGCACGACACCGGTACCGGTCTGTGGGAGCTGCCCGGCCGGTGGGACTGGCTGGACGAGCCGGAGGCGCACCCGGAGAACGCGGCCCGGCTGCGCACCTTCCGGCACGCGCTGGCGCACGGCCCGGTCGCGCCTTCGCTGCGCTGGCACGAGGGCAGGCACGCGCGGGAGGAGGAGCTGGCCCGCGTGCACACCCCGGCCTACCTGGCCGAGCTGCGCGCGGCCTGCACCCGGGGCGGGCTGGTCGCGATCGAGGAGAACACCGTGGTCGGGCCGGGCTCCTGGCCCGCCGTGCTGGCCGCGGCGGGCACCGCGGTCGCGGCCACCGAGGCGGTGCTCTCCGGTGCGGCGCACACGGCCTACGCGCTGGTCCGCCCGCCGGGCCACCACGCGCAGCCCACCCAGGCGGACGGGTACTGCCTGGTGAACAACGTGGCGGTGGCCGCCGCGCACGCGCTGGCCAGCGGGCTGGACCGGGTGGCGGTGCTGGACTGGGACGTGCACCACGGCAACGGCACGCAGGAGGTGTTCCTGGCCGACGAGCGGGTGCTGACGGTCTCGGTGCACATGCGGCACGGCCGCTGGGGCCGCGCGCACCCGCAGACCGGGGCTCCGGAGGAGACCGGGCGGTCCGGCCACAACGTCAACATCGAGCTGTCCCTGGGCGCGGGCGATGCCGCCTACCGCCGGGCGTTGGAGGAGGTGGCCGAGCCGGTGCTGCGCGAGTTCCGGCCGCAGCTGCTGCTGGGCGCCTCCGGTTTCGACGGGTCCACCTTCGACCCGAACGGCCGGTACAACCTGACCGCCGCCGGTTACCGGTGGATCGGCGGCCGCGTGGCGGCGCTGGCCGGGGAGCTGACCGGCCGGGGACCGGTGCTCACCCAGGAGGGCGGCTACCTGCGGGGGTACGCGGCGCTGTGCCTGCACGCCCTGGTCGAGGGCCTGCTGGGGCACACCGAACCGCTGCTGGCCGACCCGCTGGCGTACCTGCCCGACGACTCCGCGCGGAACCCCGACCGCACCACCGCCGATCTCGACGCGGTGCGGTCGGTGCTGCGCGAATTCTGGGCTCTCTAG
- a CDS encoding chorismate mutase: protein MCCRGQGDGAPPESQTRTTTMNAALDSSESAQPIAVPTDAEIPALREEIDHLDAEILRLIQRRTEVSKAIGAARMAAGGPKIVYNREMAVLARFRELGPEGKELAMILLRLGRGRLGR, encoded by the coding sequence TTGTGTTGCCGGGGCCAGGGTGACGGGGCACCACCCGAGAGCCAGACGAGGACGACCACGATGAACGCAGCTCTGGACAGCAGCGAGTCAGCCCAGCCGATCGCCGTGCCCACCGACGCCGAGATCCCCGCCCTGCGCGAGGAGATCGACCACCTGGACGCGGAGATCCTCCGCCTCATCCAGCGGCGCACCGAGGTCTCCAAGGCCATTGGCGCGGCCCGCATGGCGGCCGGCGGACCGAAGATCGTCTACAACCGGGAGATGGCGGTGCTGGCGCGCTTCCGCGAGCTCGGTCCCGAGGGCAAGGAGCTGGCCATGATCCTGCTCCGCCTCGGCCGCGGCCGCCTGGGCCGCTAG
- a CDS encoding DedA family protein encodes MNLMPDLAGLGPVAVLVIITALCVVEATLLIGSLVPGELVVIAGAVALGPEYFPLVALAAGLGSLLGQTGGYLLGRATGTRVRYSWAGRKLGEHRWARTEALVRQAGPSMMIAVRFVAVGHTLAPILAGAMKVPPRRFFFLASVSSIGWSGVWALLGLVAAGAGKAVDSQLMALALGVVGMVIAGILITRAANRALPAEVSRSTPGC; translated from the coding sequence ATGAACCTGATGCCGGACCTCGCGGGGCTGGGACCGGTCGCGGTTCTGGTGATCATCACGGCGCTGTGCGTCGTGGAGGCCACGCTGCTGATCGGTTCGCTGGTACCCGGCGAGCTGGTGGTGATCGCGGGTGCGGTCGCCCTGGGGCCCGAGTACTTCCCGTTGGTGGCGCTGGCGGCCGGGCTCGGCTCACTGCTCGGCCAGACCGGCGGTTACCTGCTGGGCCGGGCCACCGGCACGCGGGTGCGCTACAGCTGGGCCGGGCGCAAGCTCGGCGAGCACCGGTGGGCGCGCACCGAGGCGCTGGTGCGCCAGGCGGGTCCGAGCATGATGATCGCGGTGCGGTTCGTGGCCGTCGGGCACACGCTGGCCCCGATCCTGGCCGGGGCCATGAAGGTGCCGCCGCGCCGCTTCTTCTTCCTCGCCTCGGTCAGCTCGATCGGCTGGTCCGGCGTGTGGGCGCTGCTCGGCCTGGTCGCCGCCGGGGCGGGCAAGGCGGTGGACAGCCAGCTGATGGCCCTGGCGCTCGGAGTCGTCGGCATGGTCATCGCCGGGATCCTTATCACCAGGGCCGCCAACCGGGCGCTGCCCGCCGAGGTCAGCCGATCCACACCAGGATGTTGA
- the pcrA gene encoding DNA helicase PcrA, producing the protein MDALFELHDDTPAPRRPAAPGPEELLHGLNPRQREAVEHSGSPLLVVAGAGSGKTKVLTSRIAYLLAARGAHPGEIMAITFTNKAAAEMKERVTALVGPRARAMWVSTFHSMCVRIMRREAKSAGLNSNFSIYDSDDSRRLITLVARDLDLDPKRYPAKNLAIHISNLKNELLGPEEAAERAGNDLERRVAEVYGEYRRRLVQANAMDFDDLIMRTVELLQQHPAIAEYYHRRFRHVLVDEYQDTNHAQYVLVRELVGTGADGVPPAELCVVGDADQSIYAFRGATIRNIEEFERDYPQARSILLEQNYRSTQTILSAANAVIARNQGRREKRLWTDSGDGERIVGYVSDNEHDEAAFVANEIDRLVDAGETVNGDIAVFYRTNNSSRVFEEVFIRLGLPYRVVGGVRFYERREVRDALAYLRVLDNPEDTVSLRRILNVPKRGIGDRAEAVVAAHAERERISFAQALREAAADRVPLLNPRSQRAIAGFVDLITELRGLVEVGQDVAEVLDTLLDKTGYRGELEASDDPQDSSRLDNLTELVTVAREFVQLQVATPEPGEEAVPDPVEEGLPAQDSLAAFLERVSLVADSDQLPDEGDGVVTLMTLHTAKGLEFPVVFCTGWEDGQFPHQRALGDPAELSEERRLAYVGITRARERLYLSRALMRSAWGQPVMNPASRFLDEIPAELVDWRRLEPKRASPDTATTWGRRDRVAGGEISSFGRGRGVPNSPFNKGWQNTPAMKLDVGDRVSHDKYGLGTVVETNGTGPQATATIDFGSSGKVRLMLIGGVPMVKL; encoded by the coding sequence ATGGACGCCTTGTTCGAACTCCACGACGACACCCCCGCCCCGCGCCGCCCGGCCGCCCCAGGCCCGGAAGAGCTGCTGCACGGGCTCAACCCCCGGCAGCGCGAGGCCGTCGAGCACAGCGGGTCCCCGCTGCTGGTCGTCGCGGGCGCGGGCTCCGGCAAGACGAAGGTGCTCACCAGCCGCATCGCCTACCTGCTGGCCGCCCGCGGCGCGCACCCGGGCGAGATCATGGCGATCACCTTCACCAACAAGGCGGCCGCGGAGATGAAGGAGCGGGTCACCGCACTCGTCGGCCCGCGCGCCCGGGCCATGTGGGTGTCCACCTTCCACTCCATGTGCGTGCGCATCATGCGCCGCGAGGCCAAGTCCGCCGGGCTGAACTCGAACTTCTCCATCTACGACAGCGACGACTCGCGTCGGCTGATCACGCTGGTGGCCAGGGACCTCGACCTGGACCCCAAGCGGTACCCGGCCAAGAACCTGGCGATCCACATCTCCAACCTGAAGAACGAGCTGCTCGGCCCCGAGGAGGCGGCCGAGCGCGCGGGCAACGACCTGGAGCGCCGGGTCGCCGAGGTCTACGGCGAGTACCGGCGGCGGCTCGTCCAGGCCAACGCCATGGACTTCGACGACCTGATCATGCGCACGGTCGAGCTGCTCCAGCAGCACCCGGCCATCGCCGAGTACTACCACCGCCGGTTCCGGCACGTGCTGGTCGACGAGTACCAGGACACCAACCACGCGCAGTACGTGCTGGTGCGCGAGCTGGTCGGCACCGGGGCCGACGGCGTGCCGCCCGCCGAGCTGTGCGTGGTGGGCGACGCGGACCAGTCCATCTACGCCTTCCGCGGCGCCACCATCCGCAACATCGAGGAGTTCGAGCGCGACTACCCGCAGGCGCGCTCGATCCTGCTGGAGCAGAACTACCGCTCCACCCAGACCATCCTGTCCGCGGCGAACGCGGTCATCGCGCGCAACCAGGGCCGTCGCGAGAAGCGGCTGTGGACCGACTCCGGCGACGGCGAGCGCATCGTCGGCTATGTCTCCGACAACGAGCACGACGAGGCCGCGTTCGTGGCCAACGAGATCGACCGCCTGGTCGACGCGGGCGAGACCGTCAACGGCGACATCGCGGTCTTCTACCGCACCAACAACTCCAGCCGCGTGTTCGAGGAGGTGTTCATCCGCCTCGGCCTGCCGTACCGGGTCGTCGGCGGGGTGCGCTTCTACGAGCGGCGCGAGGTGCGCGACGCGCTGGCCTACCTGCGCGTGCTCGACAACCCGGAGGACACGGTCAGCCTCCGGCGCATCCTGAACGTGCCCAAGCGGGGCATCGGCGATCGGGCCGAGGCGGTGGTGGCCGCGCACGCCGAGCGCGAGCGGATCTCCTTCGCGCAGGCGCTGCGCGAGGCCGCGGCCGACCGCGTGCCGCTGCTCAACCCGCGGTCGCAGCGCGCCATCGCCGGGTTCGTCGACCTGATCACCGAGCTGCGCGGGCTGGTCGAGGTCGGCCAGGACGTGGCCGAGGTGCTCGACACCCTGCTGGACAAGACCGGCTACCGCGGTGAGCTGGAGGCCAGCGACGACCCGCAGGACTCCTCCCGCCTGGACAACCTCACCGAGCTCGTCACCGTGGCCAGGGAGTTCGTGCAGCTCCAGGTGGCCACGCCGGAGCCGGGGGAGGAGGCCGTGCCCGATCCGGTCGAGGAGGGCCTGCCCGCGCAGGACTCGCTGGCCGCGTTCCTGGAGCGGGTGTCCCTGGTCGCCGACTCCGACCAGCTGCCGGACGAGGGGGACGGCGTGGTCACGCTGATGACCCTGCACACGGCCAAGGGCCTGGAGTTCCCGGTGGTGTTCTGCACCGGCTGGGAGGACGGCCAGTTCCCGCACCAGCGCGCCCTGGGCGACCCGGCCGAGCTGTCCGAGGAGCGCCGCCTGGCCTACGTGGGCATAACGCGGGCCCGGGAGCGGCTCTACCTCTCGCGGGCGCTCATGCGCTCGGCGTGGGGCCAGCCGGTGATGAACCCGGCCTCGCGGTTCCTCGACGAGATCCCGGCCGAGCTCGTGGACTGGCGTCGGCTCGAGCCGAAGCGCGCCAGCCCGGACACCGCCACCACGTGGGGCCGCCGAGACCGGGTGGCCGGTGGCGAGATCAGCTCGTTCGGGCGCGGGCGCGGGGTGCCGAACTCGCCGTTCAACAAGGGCTGGCAGAACACCCCGGCCATGAAGCTGGACGTGGGCGACCGGGTCAGCCACGACAAGTACGGCCTGGGCACGGTGGTCGAGACCAACGGCACCGGGCCGCAGGCCACGGCGACCATCGACTTCGGGTCCTCGGGCAAGGTGCGGCTGATGCTCATCGGTGGCGTGCCGATGGTGAAGCTGTAG
- a CDS encoding M23 family metallopeptidase encodes MAAGSSLSTGDAAASNDEVTPLASGADAAANFTAVGGDGGLEVLPLARSTDSSVEFQKLAKSERIKQDRAARDAEARRPMFVSPAMGVFTSGFGGRWGTTHYGIDIANKLGTPIVSVADGVVIEAGPASGFGLWVRVQHKDGTITVYGHMDRITVKEGQKVKAGDKIATMGNRGFSTGVHLHFEVWSASGKKINPLPWLNERGVFVK; translated from the coding sequence GTGGCCGCCGGCTCCTCCCTGAGCACGGGAGACGCCGCCGCCTCCAACGACGAGGTCACGCCGCTGGCCTCCGGCGCCGACGCGGCCGCCAACTTCACGGCCGTCGGTGGCGACGGCGGACTGGAAGTCCTCCCGCTCGCGCGGTCGACGGACTCCTCCGTGGAGTTCCAGAAGCTCGCCAAGAGCGAGCGCATCAAGCAGGACCGCGCGGCGCGTGACGCCGAGGCCCGGCGCCCCATGTTCGTCTCCCCCGCGATGGGGGTCTTCACCTCCGGCTTCGGTGGCCGCTGGGGCACCACGCACTACGGCATCGACATCGCCAACAAGCTGGGCACCCCGATCGTGTCCGTCGCGGATGGTGTCGTGATCGAAGCGGGTCCGGCAAGCGGTTTTGGCCTGTGGGTCCGCGTGCAGCACAAGGACGGGACGATCACCGTCTACGGCCACATGGACCGCATCACGGTCAAGGAGGGCCAGAAGGTCAAGGCAGGCGACAAGATCGCCACCATGGGCAACCGGGGCTTCAGCACCGGCGTGCACCTGCACTTCGAGGTGTGGAGCGCCAGCGGCAAGAAGATCAACCCCCTGCCGTGGCTGAACGAGCGCGGCGTCTTCGTCAAGTAA
- a CDS encoding alpha/beta fold hydrolase gives MHKTSTSGLLGLAGGLLQQARLGVDGVASAGAETVQFVRSLLTPGGLRGAALETAWLAAHAVLYPWGAVAEQLRPEGPYGCYRTDGLPPMQRGLVCSDLEAAGTPIVLVHGIGDNRSIFTVLAAALRRRGFGVVHAVNYSVLTALTGDVREAAAYLGRHLERICETTGSDRVHVVGHSLGGVIARYHVQKQGGDERVRSLVTLGSPHAGTMAAHLLPTRLARQLRPGSKLMGELAQPAPDCRTRFLAVWSELDQIMIPQRTARLDHPDLDVVEHRVPDVGHLSLPVDPSIVHTVVSHLTRSDGLRISQPGKDGDLDHTISDTVCHLSKSQTCQ, from the coding sequence ATGCACAAGACGTCCACGAGCGGGTTACTGGGACTGGCCGGCGGCCTGCTCCAGCAGGCTCGCCTCGGCGTGGACGGGGTGGCCTCGGCGGGTGCGGAGACCGTGCAGTTCGTGCGGTCGCTGCTCACCCCCGGCGGGTTGCGCGGGGCCGCGCTGGAGACGGCGTGGCTGGCCGCGCACGCGGTGCTCTACCCGTGGGGCGCGGTGGCCGAGCAGCTGCGCCCGGAGGGCCCGTACGGCTGCTACCGCACCGACGGCCTGCCGCCCATGCAGCGCGGGCTGGTGTGCTCGGACCTGGAGGCCGCGGGCACCCCGATCGTGCTGGTGCACGGCATCGGCGACAACCGGTCGATCTTCACCGTGCTCGCGGCCGCGCTGCGGCGGCGGGGCTTCGGCGTGGTGCACGCGGTGAACTACAGCGTGCTGACCGCCCTGACCGGGGACGTGCGCGAGGCCGCGGCCTACCTGGGCAGGCACCTGGAGCGGATCTGCGAGACCACCGGCTCCGACCGGGTGCACGTGGTCGGCCACTCCCTCGGCGGTGTGATCGCCCGCTACCACGTGCAGAAGCAGGGCGGGGACGAGCGCGTGCGCTCGCTGGTGACACTCGGCTCGCCGCACGCGGGCACGATGGCCGCCCACCTGCTGCCCACCCGGCTGGCCCGCCAGCTGCGGCCCGGCTCGAAGCTCATGGGCGAGCTGGCCCAGCCAGCGCCCGACTGCCGCACCCGGTTCCTGGCGGTGTGGAGCGAGCTGGACCAGATCATGATCCCGCAGCGGACGGCGCGGTTGGACCATCCGGACCTTGACGTGGTGGAGCACCGCGTACCGGACGTCGGCCACCTCTCGCTGCCCGTGGACCCCTCCATCGTGCACACAGTGGTGTCACACCTCACCCGTTCGGATGGATTGAGGATCAGCCAGCCGGGCAAGGATGGTGATCTGGACCACACCATCTCGGATACGGTGTGTCATCTCAGCAAGTCTCAGACTTGCCAGTAA